A single region of the Malus sylvestris chromosome 8, drMalSylv7.2, whole genome shotgun sequence genome encodes:
- the LOC126631277 gene encoding trans-Golgi network-localized SYP41-interacting protein 1-like isoform X3, with amino-acid sequence MDKNKSRTDLLSAGRKKLQQFRQKKDGKGSGSGKSTKKSSKSEKHEADADAVSSATKPTALTQAPEGETESRVDANLENINSSGSHSGEISTASDIEVASAAPSAVPITHEGNAVETLIDKNAELASQEVAFSQHDVNFSATNEGESTVGTDAEEARVSSLDTSHVMDSGGLAKDANMSMPVDVSMQPISVDNTDQTKGRDEEPLPSPESINTSLVQEREDQVTDVGAMQAADGLDAKNCDRNQEAEMGRKGDDKISSSELDRSVESFSSQAPSINEQTDKVDEVSDREVELAGDRSVALSEIDRTAETFPDLESSMGERIGKADESSLSTGATMSDGLPVFALALPEADGSLVVSAAMDDRQETEDVPGSYFEEKSEVQFGSGFGQGGEEHRALLEDHHQKHPLGGLESPPGTNMVLPDKGWTASPVVDASSISLSQLTEVVRRLSEEEFRVLIKSVESVSSASQGTTNLIVPEHGFLELFEQLKEELVLTHLTKDISDLQLVQQSEMQVEFDCQRDQLLDETSLLRASLNEVREKNQCLAEELAGCRCELQAVASGKEELQDQLQTARAEVEEFSARATESLSSLERSKQDLLILSAELADCKSLVAALQVENEKLNGSIVLSDEDRKKLVEQNDCYLHEKEKLSAELVDGKSFVEALQDQISSLSGSLSSVTEERKKYEEEKEHLSSENDKLAIEVADSKNTVLALQVENSNLNGILSMVTEESKKLEEEKNHLFYENEKLAIELAASKNLALDLQVKNEKLNGNLVLVTEVRKKLEEEKDYSAHEIERFSSEILVLQERLSAEHEEHMRFVVDLNETTTRLEQLSEENIFLTSSLDTLKAKMKEVDTSGIKIASQAGEDGDQVELSEVRSRRHEIENEKYHQVPGMEDSEGSFIMVEKPSSDGGGGSPVLNLGREVFDDSVGFVALKGRMEEAEKMMNKLVQEIEGICSRSELLNRSGDKVSTPPVSKLIQAFESKVHLDEHDVEERGLTDNQSPADSIASVREQTGNLRALFEQLLLDAANASELLKEERDGRRTANATFGEMKYQYEDLEEHSKKLEATNIELCVLYEALEQHRGSIETRNSELLVLCESLRLKVTNLEAENLEVGRKLHRYESRIDQLQSQLHDLHLSSNDIVSQISDQLENFHKEAAERVLILEQHWNSTLAPVVEAIGKLGESIGSFSTTTPISHDCLDTSHFVASVYDAITVIEDLKVKLKSSQTDREAICILHKEVNEKCDDLHVKNELASDMLHKLYSNLSKLLRVLHGSIDESEMNLKNEKLPHPLDYSIYETIIEQLENFLSEGLQLQSVNKKLNSELMVRTEEFEELKQRCLDSSAIQKLIEDIEGVLEVENAEFQADKMLASRLESLVSCLVQKYKDADAQVGLSKEGFQSKVMESTSMQEEIQQLNASFFQLESETIVLRESLRQVEEALLVARSELQEKLYELEQSEQRVSSLREKLSIAVSKGKGLIVQRDGLKQSLAEKASELERFLQELQLKDSRLLEVETKLKAYSEAGERVEALESELSYIRNSATALRESFLLKDSVLQRIEEILEDLDLPEHFHSRDIIEKIDWLARSVTGNTFPQTDSDQKSSAGGGSSDAGFVVMDSWKDDVQPSSDSSDDFKRKYDELQSKFYGLVEQNEMLEQSLMERNNLVQRWEELLDRIDMPSHLRSLEPEDRIEWLRKELSEVQGDNMSLQQQVVNLESHCVTLTADLEDSRRRTSDLEEDLQTFIDERNNLSQRLELLINDHDKLSAKAAGFELENEKLQEEVSDLQENVAKLRGIEKQILSLEDDIRRLQGLVTDALQDPGTNSEYSGESSIECFEGLLNKLLENYATLSSEKPVFGVAADGIHTENSEAMVVEARSASTPDTAESDTVALKKELEEVQREILDVKEERDGYVEKQRSLACELEVLDKKVNELQGLLNQEEQKSASVREKLNVAVRKGKQLVQQRDSLKQNIDEINSEVECLRSETKIGEGKLAEYEQKFRDLSAYPGRVEALESESLFLRNCLKEAENNLQEKGNTLSLIINILGNIDVAEDDNSGDPVVKLEQIGKMCCDLRANMASSEQEARKSKRASDLLLAELNEVQERNDGLQEELAKSASELAIISKERDLAEAAKLEALSRLEMVSTAHSEERKHQFSEFSGLKSGVDQLRKGFHDVSSLLAGIFHQDLVFLHNLESGIDSCLKSSSATYVVDVPPFTTSSGFITSKSDKENFISTNSWSDSNMHGQFDDSFIIEIFTYVRHYLQELVMEIGVLKEKLDEHSISLHEKASSVSKSMAIVRGELTSKNESFEALKRDLLHVERVEKEKDNELLFLRRNIALLFEACTGSVMEMDRRKAELVGNGWSAGEQGMRLKLANYSEDGLSFSGEDRFRSEECVRSVTDRLLSTVSDFGSLTTEIVEGSQKELKITISKLQKELQEKDIQKERICMELVSQIKQAEAAATSYSTDLQSSKSLVHDLEKRIEVMKGERNLLEQRVNELEDGRATSTELQERVRSLTDVIAAKDQEIEDLMQALDEEEVQMQGRTSRIKELEKVVEQKNLDLENLETSRGKVMKRLSITVSKFDELHHLSASLLGEVEKLQSQLQERDDEISFLRQEVTRCTNDVLVASQTSNKRSSEEIHELLTWFDMNIALVGLHNGDQNSDQVSDYKEIFKKKVDSVISELGDLRTVAQSKDTLLQAERSKVEELTRKGETLEKSLHEKESRLNLLDSVEDSGRGTSSTSEIVEVEPAKNNWAKAGTSIAPQVRSLRKGNNDQVAIAIDMDSGSSSRLEDEEDDKVHGFKSLTTSRIVPRFTRPVANMVDGLWVSCDRTLMRKPVLRLGIILYWAVLHALLATFAI; translated from the exons ATGGACAAGAACAAGAGCCGTACCGATCTGCTCTCAGCCGGACGAAAAAAG CTTCAACAGTTTCGCCAGAAAAAAGATGGTAAAGGCAGTGGAAGTGGAAAATCCACAAAGAAGTCTAGTAAATCAGAGAAGCATGAAGCTGATGCTGATGCAGTCTCTAGTGCAACTAAACCTACAGCGTTGACTCAGGCCCCTGAAGGAGAAACTGAGTCTCGTGTAGATGCTAATCTGGAAAACATCAACTCGTCAGGGTCACATTCTGGGGAGATTTCTACAGCTTCTGACATTGAAGTTGCTTCTGCTGCTCCCTCGGCAGTTCCCATTACACATGAGGGAAATGCAGTTGAAACTTTGATTGACAAAAATGCTGAGTTAGCATCACAGGAGGTGGCATTCAGTCAGCATGATGTTAACTTTTCCGCCACGAACGAGGGGGAGAGTACTGTGGGCACTGATGCTGAGGAGGCAAGAGTTAGTTCATTGGACACTTCACATGTCATGGATTCCGGAGGGCTAGCCAAAGATGCCAATATGTCTATGCCGGTTGATGTGTCCATGCAACCTATTTCAGTTGATAATACTGATCAAACAAAGGGTAGAGATGAGGAGCCTTTGCCTTCGCCAGAGAGTATTAATACATCCTTGGTGCAGGAGAGGGAAGATCAGGTAACAGATGTAG GGGCAATGCAGGCAGCTGACGGTTTGGATGCAAAAAATTGTGATCGTAATCAAGAAGCAGAAATGGGGCGTAAAGGAGATGACAAGATTTCTTCATCTGAGCTTGATAGAAGTGTTGAAAGTTTCTCTAGCCAAGCACCTTCCATAAATGAGCAAACTGATAAAGTGGATGAAGTATCTGATCGAGAAGTGGAACTTGCAGGAGATAGAAGTGTAGCTCTGTCTGAGATTGATAGAACTGCTGAAACTTTCCCTGATCTCGAGTCGTCCATGGGTGAACGGATTGGCAAGGCAGATGAATCATCTCTGTCAACTGGTGCAACCATGTCTGATGGACTCCCAGTATTTGCTTTAGCTCTACCTGAGGCAGATGGATCTTTGGTTGTTAGTGCTGCTATGGATGACCGGCAGGAAACAGAAGATGTTCCAGGCTCTTATTTTGAAGAAAAGTCCGAGGTGCAATTTGGATCTGGTTTTGGGCAAGGTGGGGAAGAACATAGGGCCCTTCTGGAGGATCATCATCAGAAACATCCATTGGGTGGGCTTGAAAGTCCTCCAGGAACCAATATGGTGCTTCCAGATAAAGGATGGACTGCGTCTCCTGTTGTGGATGCCAGCTCAATCAGTCTCTCACAGCTCACAGAAGTAGTTAGGAGGCTTAGTGAAGAAGAGTTCAGGGTTCTTATTAAGTCAGTTGAATCAGTTTCTAGTGCATCTCAGGGGACTACCAATTTGATTGTGCCAGAACATGGATTTCTGGAATTGTTTGAGCAACTTAAAGAAGAATTGGTTCTCACACATTTGACAAAAGATATCAGTGACTTGCAGCTTGTGCAGCAGTCTGAGATGCAAGTGGAGTTTGATTGCCAACGTGATCAGTTACTTGATGAAACATCTCTTCTTCGTGCTTCACTAAATGAAGTCCGTGAGAAGAACCAATGCCTTGCTGAAGAGCTTGCAGGGTGCAGATGTGAACTCCAGGCTGTTGCTAGTGGGAAGGAGGAGCTCCAAGACCAACTTCAAACTGCGAGGGCAGAGGTAGAAGAATTTTCTGCTAGAGCAACTGAGTCGCTTAGCAGCCTGGAAAGGTCGAAGCAGGATTTGTTGATCCTGTCAGCTGAGTTAGCTGACTGCAAGTCTTTGGTGGCAGCTTTACAGGTGGAAAATGAGAAATTAAATGGGAGTATTGTTTTGTCGGATGAAGATAGAAAGAAACTTGTTGAGCAAAATGATTGTTATCTTCACGAGAAGGAGAAGCTTTCAGCAGAGTTAGTTGATGGAAAAAGTTTTGTGGAAGCTCTACAGGATCAAATATCCAGCTTAAGTGGGAGTCTGAGTTCTGTAacagaagagagaaagaagtatgaggaggagaaggagcatCTTTCCTCTGAGAATGACAAACTTGCTATAGAAGTGGCTGACAGTAAGAACACAGTATTGGCTTTGCAGGTAGAAAATAGCAACTTGAATGGAATCCTTTCTATGGTTACAGAGGAGAGTAAGAAGCTTGAGGAAGAGAAGAATCATCTTTTCTATGAGAATGAGAAACTTGCAATAGAATTGGCTGCCAGTAAGAATTTAGCATTGGATTTGCaggtaaaaaatgaaaaattgaatggaAACCTTGTTTTGGTTACAGAGGTGAGAAAGAAGCTcgaggaggagaaggattatTCTGCCCACGAGATTGAGAGATTTTCTTCCGAaattcttgttcttcaagagcgGTTATCTGCCGAACATGAAGAACATATGAGGTTTGTGGTTGACCTAAATGAAACAACGACACGCCTTGAACAACTCTCCGAAGAAAATATCTTTCTCACTAGCAGTCTGGACACACTTAAAGCTAAGATGAAAGAGGTTGATACCAGTGGAATCAAAATTGCATCCCAAGCTGGGGAAGATGGGGATCAAGTTGAACTTTCAGAAGTGCGGAGCAGGAggcatgaaattgaaaatgaaaaatatcacCAAGTTCCTGGGATGGAAGATAGTGAAGGCTCCTTTATTATGGTGGAAAAACCTTCATCTGATGGCGGTGGAGGTTCACCAGTTCTGAATCTTGGGAGGGAAGTTTTTGATGATTCCGTTGGGTTTGTAGCACTAAAGGGACGCATGGAAGAGGCAGAGAAAATGATGAACAAACTTGTACAGGAAATTGAAGGCATCTGCTCTCGTTCAGAATTGTTGAATAGGTCAGGTGATAAAGTCTCCACTCCTCCAGTCTCAAAACTGATTCAAGCCTTCGAGTCAAAGGTGCACCTTGATGAACATGATGTGGAGGAACGAGGTCTAACTGACAATCAATCACCAGCAGATTCAATTGCGTCAGTAAGAGAGCAAACTGGAAACTTGAGAGCATTATTTGAGCAGTTGCTTCTGGATGCTGCAAATGCCAGTGAACTGCTCAAGGAGGAACGAGATGGTAGGAGAACTGCTAATGCTACATTCGGAGAGATGAAGTATCAGTATGAAGACTTGGAGGAACATAGCAAGAAATTGGAAGCTACCAATATTGAGCTTTGTGTCCTATATGAAGCTTTAGAACAACATAGGGGCAGCATTGAAACAAGGAACAGTGAGCTTTTGGTTCTCTGTGAGTCCTTAAGACTAAAAGTTACTAATCTCGAAGCTGAAAACTTGGAAGTTGGAAGAAAGCTACATAGATATGAATCAAGAATTGATCAATTGCAGAGTCAATTGCATGATTTACATCTGAGTTCAAATGACATAGTATCTCAGATCTCTGATCAGTTAGAAAATTTTCACAAGGAAgcggcagagagggttttgATACTTGAGCAGCATTGGAATTCCACTCTCGCTCCTGTTGTTGAAGCGATTGGAAAGCTTGGTGAGTCTATTGGGAGTTTCAGCACAACTACACCAATTTCTCATGATTGTTTGGACACAAGTCATTTCGTTGCTTCTGTTTATGATGCCATCACTGttattgaagatttgaaggtaaaacttaaaaGCTCTCAAACAGACCGTGAGGCTATATGTATTTTACATAAAGAAGTGAATGAGAAATGTGACGATCTCCATGTAAAGAATGAATTGGCCAGTGATATGCTGCACAAGTTGTACAGCAACCTTAGCAAACTTCTTAGAGTTTTGCATGGGTCTATAGATGAAAGTGAGATGAACCTGAAAAATGAAAAGCTTCCTCATCCTCTGGATTATAGTATTTATGAAACCATCATAGAACAGCTGGAGAATTTTCTGAGTGAGGGACTGCAACTCCAATCTGTTAACAAGAAGCTAAATTCAGAGTTGATGGTTAGAACAGaagaatttgaggaattgaaaCAAAGATGCCTGGATTCAAGTGCTATTCAGAAGTTAATAGAAGATATTGAAGGTGTGCTAGAAGTGGAAAATGCTGAGTTTCAAGCAGATAAAATGCTTGCTTCACGCTTGGAATCATTGGTATCGTGTCTTGTTCAGAAGTACAAGGATGCTGATGCTCAGGTAGGCTTATCTAAAGAAGGTTTTCAATCCAAGGTGATGGAATCTACTTCAATGCAGGAAGAAATACAGCAGTTAAATGCCTCGTTTTTTCAGCTTGAAAGTGAAACCATTGTCCTCAGGGAAAGTTTACGTCAGGTTGAGGAAGCCCTTCTTGTTGCTCGTTCTGAGTTACAAGAGAAATTATATGAACTTGAACAATCGGAGCAGCGGGTGTCTTCCCTGAGAGAGAAGCTTAGCATTGCTGTCTCCAAGGGGAAAGGCTTGATTGTCCAGCGAGATGGTCTCAAGCAGTCCCTTGCAGAGAAAGCTAGTGAACTGGAAAGATTCTTACAGGAGCTGCAATTGAAAGATTCCAGGCTTCTTGAGGTTGAAACAAAGCTCAAGGCATATTCAGAAGCTGGTGAGCGTGTGGAAGCTCTGGAATCTGAGCTTTCATACATTCGCAATTCTGCTACTGCATTAAGAGAATCATTCCTTCTCAAAGACTCTGTCCTTCAGAGAATAGAAGAGATTTTAGAAGACCTTGATCTGCCAGAGCATTTTCATTCGAGAGATATTATTGAAAAGATCGATTGGCTGGCCAGGTCAGTTACTGGTAATACTTTTCCTCAGACAGATTCAGATCAGAAGAGTTCTGCTGGAGGAGGTTCATCTGATGCTGGTTTTGTTGTTATGGATTCCTGGAAAGATGATGTACAGCCAAGTTCAGATTCCAGTGAtgatttcaaaagaaaatatgaTGAACTTCAAAGTAAGTTCTATGGGTTGGTTGAACAGAATGAAATGTTAGAGCAATCTTTAATGGAAAGGAACAACTTAGTCCAGAGATGGGAGGAACTTTTAGACAGGATTGATATGCCATCGCATCTGCGGTCCTTGGAGCCGGAGGATAGGATTGAGTGGTTAAGAAAAGAACTTTCGGAGGTGCAGGGTGATAATATGTCTCTCCAGCAGCAGGTTGTTAACCTTGAGAGCCATTGTGTAACGCTGACTGCTGATTTGGAAGACTCAAGAAGGAGAACATCTGACCTTGAGGAAGACCTTCAAACATTTATTGATGAGAGAAATAATCTTTCTCAAAGATTGGAGCTTCTGATCAATGATCATGATAAACTTTCAGCCAAGGCAGCTGGGTTTGAGCTTGAGAATGAAAAACTGCAGGAGGAAGTTTCTGATTTGCAGGAGAATGTAGCCAAGCTGCGTGGGATTGAGAAGCAAATTCTCAGCTTAGAAGATGACATAAGAAGATTGCAGGGTCTGGTTACTGATGCATTACAGGATCCTGGAACAAATTCAGAGTATTCTGGTGAAAGCAGCATTGAGTGCTTCGAAGGGTTACTGAATAAGCTTTTAGAGAATTATGCAACTCTTTCCTCAGAAAAACCAGTGTTTGGGGTTGCAGCCGATGGTATTCATACTGAAAATTCTGAAGCAATGGTTGTTGAAGCGAGAAGCGCAAGTACACCTGATACTGCTGAATCAGATACAGTTGCTTTGAAGAAAGAGTTGGAGGAGGTTCAACGTGAAATTTTGGAtgtgaaggaggagagagatggATATGTGGAGAAGCAACGGTCTTTGGCTTGTGAGTTAGAAGTGCTAGATAAAAAAGTGAATGAGTTGCAAGGGCTTCTTAATCAGGAGGAGCAGAAGTCAGCTTCTGTTAGAGAGAAGTTAAACGTTGCAGTTAGAAAAGGAAAGCAATTGGTACAACAGCGTGACAGTCTGAAACAAAATATTGATGAGATCAATTCTGAGGTGGAATGCTTGAGATCTGAGACCAAGATAGGCGAAGGTAAACTTGCAGAATATGAACAAAAGTTCAGGGATTTGTCTGCTTATCCAGGGAGGGTAGAAGCCCTAGAGTCTGAGAGTTTATTCTTGCGGAATTGTTTGAAAGAAGCTGAGAACAATTTGCAGGAGAAAGGAAATACTTTGAGCTTAATCATAAATATTCTAGGAAACATTGATGTTGCAGAGGATGATAATTCTGGTGATCCAGTTGTTAAGTTAGAACAAATCGGGAAAATGTGCTGTGATTTGCGTGCGAATATGGCTTCTTCAGAACAAGAAGCTAGGAAATCAAAAAGAGCATCAGACCTACTCCTTGCAGAACTGAATGAGGTTCAAGAGAGAAATGATGGTCTCCAGGAAGAACTAGCAAAATCTGCGAGTGAACTTGCTATAATCTCCAAGGAAAGGGATCTTGCAGAGGCCGCCAAGCTCGAAGCTCTTTCACGTCTTGAAATGGTTTCTACTGCTCACTCTgaggaaagaaaacaccaatTTTCTGAATTTTCAGGACTAAAGTCTGGTGTAGATCAACTTAGGAAGGGGTTTCATGATGTTAGTAGTTTATTGGCTGGTATTTTTCACCAGGACTTGGTATTTTTGCACAACCTGGAGTCTGGTATTGATTCCTGCCTCAAATCAAGCAGTGCTACTTATGTGGTTGATGTGCCCCCTTTCACTACAAGCAGTGGATTCATCACAAGCAAATCAGACAAG GAGAACTTTATTTCTACAAATTCTTGGTCAGACTCCAACATGCATGGCCAATTTGATGACAGTTTTATAATTGAAATCTTTACTTACGTAAGGCATTATCTGCAAGAACTCGTGATGGAGATTGGTGTGCTTAAAGAAAAATTAGATGAACACTCAATTTCATTACATGAAAAAGCTAGCAGTGTATCTAAATCAATGGCAATTGTTCGTGGAGAATTAACTTCCAAAAATGAGTCATTTGAAGCCTTGAAGAGAGACTTGTTGCATGTGGAAAGagttgaaaaggaaaaggaCAATGAGCTTCTTTTCTTGCGCCGAAATATTGCCTTGCTTTTTGAAGCATGCACTGGTTCAGTTATGGAAATGGACAGAAGAAAAGCTGAATTGGTTGGAAATGGTTGGTCTGCTGGAGAACAAGGGATGAGATTGAAATTAGCAAATTATTCTGAGGATGGACTTTCATTTAGTGGAGAAGACCGGTTTCGCTCTGAGGAATGTGTCAGGAGTGTGACAGACAGGCTATTGTCAACTGTGAGTGATTTTGGTTCTCTGACAACGGAAATTGTGGAAGGTAGCCAAAAGGAGTTGAAGATTACCATTTCAAAGTTGCAGAAAGAGCTTCAGGAGAAGGACATTCAAAAGGAAAGGATTTGCATGGAGCTTGTAAGTCAAATCAAGCAAGCTGAAGCAGCTGCAACAAGTTACTCAACGGATCTTCAATCTTCAAAATCTTTGGTGCATGATTTGGAGAAACGGATAGAAGTGATGAAGGGTGAACGTAACTTATTAGAGCAGAGAGTGAATGAATTAGAAGATGGCCGTGCTACTTCTACCGAGTTACAAGAGAGGGTCAGATCACTGACTGATGTGATTGCTGCTAAAGATCAAG AAATTGAGGACCTAATGCAAGCACTTGATGAGGAGGAGGTGCAGATGCAAGGTCGCACTTCCAGGATTAAGGAACTGGAAAAGGTTGTGGAACAAAAGAACTTAGATTTGGAGAACCTTGAAACTTCCCGCGGGAAGGTTATGAAAAGGCTTTCCATCACTGTGAGTAAGTTTGATGAACTACATCATCTGTCTGCAAGCCTCCTTGGTGAGGTGGAAAAGCTCCAATCACAGTTGCAAGAACGGGATGATGAGATATCCTTCTTAAGGCAAGAGGTCACTAGGTGCACAAATGATGTTCTTGTTGCATCACAAACCAGCAACAAGAGAAGTTCAGAAGAGATCCATGAGTTATTAACATGGTTTGACATGAATATTGCTCTGGTTGGGCTGCACAATGGGGATCAGAACAGTGATCAAGTTTCTGACTACAAGGAAATATTCAAGAAAAAGGTTGATTCTGTTATTTCAGAATTGGGGGATCTACGAACTGTGGCTCAAAGCAAGGATACACTGTTGCAAGCAGAAAGGAGTAAGGTAGAAGAATTAACACGCAAAGGAGAAACTCTTGAGAAGTCTTTACATGAGAAGGAATCACGGCTAAATTTGCTTGACAGTGTGGAAGATTCTGGTCGGGGAACTAGCAGCACCTCTGAAATTGTTGAGGTCGAGCCTGCG aaaaacaatTGGGCGAAAGCTGGGACCTCCATTGCACCTCAAGTCCGTAGTTTGCGCAAGGGCAATAATGACCAAGTTGCAATTGCCATAGATATGGATTCTGGGAGCAGTAGTAGGTTGGAAGATGAAGAGGATGATAAAG TTCATGGTTTCAAGTCACTCACGACTTCAAGAATTGTTCCAAGATTTACTAGACCCGTGGCTAACATGGTTGATGGCCTTTG GGTATCTTGTGATCGGACTCTAATGCGGAAACCTGTTTTACGGCTTGGCATTATATTATATTGGGCTGTACTGCATGCGCTTCTTGCAACTTTTGCAATTTGA